One region of Clostridia bacterium genomic DNA includes:
- a CDS encoding HAD-IIA family hydrolase, producing MQELKKKKLFLLDMDGTIYLDNDLFDGTLDFLAHVKKNGGKYIFLTNNSSKSVDKYVEKLASLGIKATADEFLTSTNATVLYLKKHAFKKIYAFGTQSFVQELKDAGLPVVTDREEGIDCICMGNDNELTFKKLEDACILLKEDIAYIATNPDWVCPTAFGYVPDCGSVAEMLWRSTGKRPKFIGKPEPDMAYLAMEKAGFSKEETAVMGDRLYTDIACGVNAGISTIFVLSGEGTMEDVEKGETKPQFILKNIRELYEILAN from the coding sequence ACTTAGATAACGATTTATTTGACGGGACATTGGATTTTTTGGCACATGTGAAGAAAAACGGTGGAAAATACATTTTTTTGACCAACAATTCTTCGAAAAGTGTGGATAAATATGTGGAAAAGTTGGCGTCATTGGGTATTAAAGCGACAGCAGACGAATTTTTAACCTCCACCAATGCAACGGTTTTGTATCTGAAAAAGCATGCGTTTAAAAAGATTTATGCCTTCGGTACACAATCTTTTGTGCAGGAGTTAAAGGACGCGGGACTTCCGGTTGTGACCGACAGGGAAGAGGGGATTGACTGCATTTGCATGGGCAACGATAACGAGCTGACCTTTAAAAAGTTAGAGGATGCGTGCATTCTTTTGAAAGAGGATATTGCATACATTGCAACGAACCCCGACTGGGTTTGTCCCACGGCGTTTGGGTATGTGCCCGATTGCGGGTCGGTGGCAGAGATGCTTTGGAGGTCTACCGGTAAGCGGCCGAAGTTTATCGGTAAGCCCGAGCCGGATATGGCGTATCTTGCTATGGAAAAGGCAGGCTTTTCCAAAGAAGAGACGGCTGTGATGGGAGACCGTTTGTACACAGACATTGCCTGCGGTGTAAATGCCGGCATCAGCACCATTTTCGTGCTGAGCGGTGAAGGCACAATGGAGGATGTGGAAAAGGGCGAAACCAAGCCGCAGTTTATTTTAAAAAACATCAGAGAGTTATATGAAATATTAGCAAATTGA